The following is a genomic window from Prunus persica cultivar Lovell chromosome G7, Prunus_persica_NCBIv2, whole genome shotgun sequence.
CAGTTCAAGACAAGAGCCACATATAGACTGTTGACCAAATAGTAAGCGCCAAGGCTGCAACCAAGTATGTCCACAGGAAGATCACTGAGCACTCTGCCTCAGCCACATCAAACAGCTGGGTCATGGTTCCTGCATTAATTATAAGGAAGATTGTTAACAACCCTAGATTGTGAAGCTTGCTATTTGCAGAAGCATAATGGAGTTAGAAACACTTGCTGCTTACCAATATTCATGGCAGGTGGCAGGGTAAACTGAAccattgttttgatgagtcataaaatcacttctagtttaatggtttagggtttagagtctagggtttagagattagtgtgGGCATTACTACGTATCTAACAATGATCACTCCAATGATGATAGGAATTTTGATCGTCGATTTGCGTAAACCTATTCGATTAGTTTGTCAGATTGTCTCACCTCCTAGAACAGAAGAAAACTAGTTCTAATGTTGAAAATCATAGGTTCATTACCTTGGATGAGGTTGCCTCCAAGAATAAGTGTGATACAAGGGATGGTTCCATTCCTGCATAGTGCAGTTATTGTTACTTGGCTTAGTGCACAGAATGTGTTCGGtttaaatttgtttgattGAACCATAAGGGATGCGCCTTAAGCAGAAAGGTACCTACCCAAGTTGTGTAATAGAGTCTTCGATCACCCGCAGGGGGGCGCTGTCACCaattattatcttcttaagaaaTGGAATTGACCCAATAAAAAATCCCACAATCTGATCATAGACAGATAACAAAGACAAGTCAGTTCTTGGTCAGTCTTGAGGTCTCGAGAAGCATTTATACCGTAAGAGAAATGTCAGAAAAACTCACCGCAGCTACCGTTGGTGGTGCCAGTAACTCATGTAAAATCTGCTTAACAAATGCTACTACTTTTCGGCTGAATGGTACGTCTGATTCATCGGCTACTATCTGCCATTTGAGAAATCCAGATAGTCCAAACAACATGCTTGAGttaatatttgcatatatatatatatatatatataaaacacaaACTGAAGCCAGACTAGTTCTAGTTTTCATCAGACTTTTTATGTAGATTGGTATATGAGGGTACTCACAGCTTCTTGGTTTCTAGAACCATTTGATGAAACTACTATAGAACCCTGCTCTTCATCTTCTCCCTTGAGAAGGGGAGTTTCCCCCTCAGCGTCTAAATCACTGTTGGGATTCTTTGAGGCCTCCTCAGCTGCCTCAATTGCTTGAAGAGCTTTCCATTTCATCGCTGAAGTTCGTATCAGCTGGTAACTGTAAGTCCAGATGAAGAAACCCCCAAGCTGCAATAACCAAGTTACCTGTTAGCTTTGaaattaattcattttttatttttaaatcatGAACAAGTAGAGGTTTAACAATTGCATTACCGCCATGGAAAAAGACACATATGAGAGTCCAACCCTTTTACAAACACTATGATCGCCAAATGGGTTCCCATCCTCTTCACAGATTGCAGGGATAAGTATAAGGGGAAGGTTTCCCAAGTTTGCTATTCAACAAGATTTGCCATTACTTGATGAGCACACTTCAAATTTGCTGCTATAAgaaagagatgaaaaactatataaaaaaattgagcaTTTACCTGATGAACATGCAGCCATTACCAGGCCTTCCTGATAAGGTTTTGGTCTGACTATCTTTACCAAAATCCATCCAAGTATCCCTCCAAATAGAAATGTAAGCCCCACGTTTACGATCATAAACCACCTGAATCAACGATCAAACAAGGTCCAAGAAAATGGGAagatataaaaacaaagatattaaacagaataaaaatgaaagcacaaaGAAACAAGATCCAAATACGGATACGGAAGCATACATTGAAATAATGTCTTCAAATGTAATAGTCTTGGCCACACTTGCAAACACCAGTGAGGGGGTGAAAACCACAAACACAACCTGCATTTTTTTGTAAATCATAACTCAACAACTTCCAATTAATCATAAATACTTATTTGCATCTGATTCATGCAGGAACCAACTTATGTACCAAAAAACACAACATGTGCCTACCTTGTTCATGGACCGCCGGGCGTCTACAGGGAGAAGATTCCAATACTCAGTTGCCATGAAAGCTCCCAGTACACTGATTATGAGAACTTGGAAAGTTGGCATACAAGCCACCTCCAACAATGTCCAGAAAcccatctctctttctctatttttttccttttttttttccttggtaGTTGAAACTTCAGACAGagattgcagtttctggttttcTAGTCCCAGTACTGTCCAAATGTGTTTTTCTTTGCAGTGTTTTTATATGAGATGCTTGAACTTCGTTACTGCACtactaaaacaaaagaaaaatcctgggaaacaaaaacaaacagagagaagaaaacagaatATTAGCCATCATCAAAATCCAAAGCAAAAATCACAGAGTGGAATTCAAGTTGTTTTTTTCCAAGGAAAGCCACCAAAGTTGATGCCTACATATTACATGTGAGGCCATACCATAGGGAGGAAATAGCCATGAAGGTAGTAACATTTGTCACTACTTGGTTCAATCCCATCACAGAGCGCTTATCTTTTGTACAAATTTGTTGTGCATATCTTTTGAATCTCTGGGaatttacttttaaaataaaataaaaatcattctTTGTATTTAACCCAGGTGATAAAAAATGTTTATGGTTTTTTAATTGGTGGTTTAAGCCAATTAGGAGGAACTTGGTTGGTCAGCTATAAATAGTCtatttttccatttaaatatggttttattttaatatcaaTAGAAGAATTTGTACAGACCAAAAACAGGGTAGATCTATATAACATGATTTAGAATTTGGGTTTACTTTTAATTTCTATGCCAATAATATTGGACTGATTGACAACACTAAGGCATGCTAAACCTTGAggttcaaagttcaaattcaATCGGAATTTGTCAAagcatataaaatataataataatttgggaCCCAGAAAAAGCCAAATCCAGCAGGTGACAACACAAagtaaccaaataaaaaataaaaaagtaaccAATTGAAAAGACTCTCACTTGTGGTGAGAAATGCCCTTTTTTTGTGGACTTGTAGTTTTGACAATACAAGATGGTGGTCGCTAaactaagaaagaaagaaaaatgtagGTATAAATAGTGTTAGATTTATTTCTCTTCTTAGATGACTCAAATAGTCGGTGATTTATTTTGTGAGTCTCTGGAAATTATTCATTCACAAAAAAGGCCAGCAaaattttttcaatgaaaatgCTCAGAGGttcatgaatttcttttaaatttcatattcTTCAAAAGGAAGTTTTTGTAGCTGGATCGAATGGTCAATTCCAGTCAAATGATGCAGCCGATAAGCATAAAACCTAAATCAGATGCTAAAATTGACAGAACTTTGTCTATGCGCAAAcatcatcaaaacaaaacGTGTATGATAAAGTATAAGTGGCAATTGTATTGTGTTACCGTATTCGCAAATTGCAACTTCTCCTAAACATATAGAAAAATCTTTAGGCATTATAGTGAcgaagagacagagagacacaAAGGGACCATGGACATTAATAATCATTATGTATATGGGTCTCAACTGGGGTCCACTATAAGGGTTGGTTTcaccaaaaaagagaaagggaaaggaaaaaaaaaagcatctgAACCGAAAGaagtgaagaaacaaaaactaaaaacgagtaagggctcgtttggaaAGGTTAGAATCAATTCTGAGAAGAAACACCTTCTACGTGTTTCTCTATATAATCACTTTTAATGATTTTAAGTCATTTTAGAAAGAAACACCTCTCATATGCTTCCAATTaagatattaaattttaatatttttgaaaaaaaaattctaactCCTCCTTGAAAGCGAGTGAAGCAGACAAATCAGAATGTGATTTAAGGGGTGTATTATTGAGGGACGCGTCAACACTTGCTTAAAACGCAAAGCTAGCTTTTGATTATTTTCCGTAAACGAAAATGAGAAgtctttttaattgttttggaaaaaagccaaaaacatTTCGAACTGCCTTAATTTTGTGGTTGAGAGGTGTGCAAATTCTGCAAAGATTCAAAAGtgctaataaaatattttttttaaaaaaagaaaagaaatacttAAGTTAAAAACCATTTGACACGTGTgtgaataatttttattttttgctaaCAAGTGACAACCGCTAGATTTAGAACAACTTAAAGGAAACCCAGAATTTGATAGATACACCCACCATTTCCACGAAGACAGGAATGTTGGAGAAGTGACCAGAAACAACTATATAGAACCAGAagaactttgatttttttttttttttttaaaaagaagaagaagaagcagaagaacAAGTACTAATTAATAACCCATCAAATCAAGAAGATTTACAATTTATATGTACCTTCATGGGTTCGAGAAACAATATCAAAACGACAGATCGGCATGCAAAGAAATAGCAGGAGAAAATTGAAGAACCATGTTCATGAAATTAAGCAGAAAATTGAAAGGGAAGAGAATTAAGAGATGATGAACCTGGAAATGAGTTTGGGGTGACAGAGTTGCGCACCAGCAAAAGCAAACATGGTTGAGAGAAAATGGGAGGGAGAAAGTAGTGGGAAGCTGATGGGGCTgaatgaggagagagaataagaagaagaagaagaagaagccatgaCCCAAGAGACTCGCATGCGCCTTTTAATTTGGAGTATAAATCTCTACGAATTGATGGTGCTCGTTATATACAACAAGCTTGAGCTTCTTGCGTATATGCTTCGTATTTACTATTTATGCACAGGGATGTTTGCTCCCTCCCACCAATGACTTTAATTCATTTGTACTTATAACCGCACAATATTTAACCAAAGCTTCATAAAAGTAACATAAGATGTTTACATTATTGAAGCATTTGACTGTGAATTTGAACCATCGATTAAGTCGATTCTTAACTGAACGTGTCACGATTTACGTCCcgacaaaataaaagaattgatAATTAGTACACATGAAGTGCCGATCATCACCacataaaaccaaaaaagtacATTATTGCAGGCACACAGCCTCACATGCAATAATACACAAGTAAAATTAGCAAACGAAACATGAAAAAGGGCTGAAGATGCAAAAAGAGTGCAAGTATTTGTCGTACCAGTTTATGAACGCAATGCCAAACTTCTTctgcaatatatatatatatatatatatatatatatatatattacttttttactttttttcttgataGGGGATCCAATTGCAGCTCTCAAATGGTTGAGCATATCCTATTAATACAAATCGACAGATCACAGATTCACATGGGATATTTTTGTGGGTGATTTGGAATTCTATTAGGCAGGCTGTCATGTAGACAAATTCGAATTTGTCAGTCCAACCAATAATTTGGCTACGCCAAAATTCTACTGCATAATGATTCATGCATATGCATTGCCTCCTGTACGTACAGTCAgcatgattatatatatatagtatccTAAATCCTACGTGTCATCTCAATTGGCCACACAATACGCCAATGGACAGAGAATTTTCTGACCAAATCtcaatcaacaaaataaaataactaaaCCACTTGTGTTATTTGGTGAAGGCATGATGAGCGACTGGTTTGGAGTTATCTCCATCAATATGGCATTACGCGGTGCCAGGGATACTTAAGGTAAGGGTTActaatttaattcaatttgACGAATGTGCTTACGtatttaagaaaaacttgtatgtCACGGTTTTATGTATAATATTTTATCTATCTCTTTTATAATGTAACAAGAAAACGGACATAGATTACATGAATTTATTGTGTAAATTATCCTCCAATACTGTTGGAATTTgaaaaatgttttaaaaaatttactgttttgattgttttattttatatattgtgggagttataaatatttattttcaaattattatttctatattgaatgctttaattttttgatttaaTGTGGTGAAGGTTACATGTTCTTGGATGTCTATAAAAAGTCACTCCTACTTCACATTTGATACACTATCGGAATATCACCACCACAATCTAATTCTCTCATCTTCTACCTTTTATACTTTCTctacttatattattatttttggtcgGTTTTGTGACTTAGAGACCTATATCCGATTGTGAACGTGCTCATAACGTACCTTGAGCCTGTGTATTCGGTGTCGTATCTTGGAGTTTTGTAAACCGTCAATACCTGCACGTAGGGCtgctacaaaggctttagaaCAACATTGATGTGCTTCACCATACCAGGCTTACTTTCAtaatcttaatttattttacttttatatattaattttttatttagttttactTTACCTCAAAagacttttcaatttattttgtatattatttatattataaaggGTTTTGCGTTTGGCTAATActaaaagaggaaaactatattttttttttataacaatctaAATcctttatatattaatattacttTCTTTCCGTACTACCGTTATAATGTGTGTGTTTGCTTCTTTAActttatatataaactttACCGCattacacacatatatatataaaaaaattaatataaaaaaaagagaggccTAACCCTATTGATTATGGGACCAGACCATATTGCATTTGTGCGTGTCGATTTGAGCTTTATAAAATGCTGCCACTATAAGTCACTTGCATTTTGGTCAACCCACAATTTTTATGAAgacaaatttgatttgaatatttaattGTTGCAATTTTGCAAATTTTTGTAGTATACTATTTACTTTTGGTTTCAaattcttgaaagaaaaataaaacgtgCAAAGAGTTCTTTTGTagtttaattgttttgaattcaaaatctaaTATTGTGTCAACTTTAGTTTTGGCCTATTTTGTATTCaattgctatatatatatttttcttttcatttatagCTATTAATTTTGCAAAACAGGCAAAGAGTTTATTTGATATTATTGCAAGTTTTATTGAGCCTAATTGTTCTTTACTTTGCTAGTTGTCATTGCTTTGAATTTAGCAGAAAAACGTACAGTTTTTGTAGTATATATGCAGTAGTTTAACACCTTGGTCTGATTCTGATTTGGGAGGCAATCCACTAATTAAAAGCCTTAACTAGTTGGCTGGAAAAGGGAGAGCAGCATATTTCGAGAAAggttttattataattattatgattattattttgttcatccacattttttatttttcataggAAAGTTTCAAGTGTTTACAGGATACGAGCAATGTAAGTGTACACTTACAAGAGTCACAAGTTGTTATATCTTGAAGAGTAGGGTTGCCATACAACCTAACTACATCGAGACATTATCTCTGAAGGGTGAAATCCCAAAAGAACCTTTCAGAGAGATATCACAAGAATGATTGGCATTGCTAGATAAGTTTttccatttgttttgtttgagaacTGGGTTTTAGGCAGCATGTTTTATGCATAGTATTATCTTGTTGACTCATCTGGTGATAAATTCGCATATACATTACTGATTTATTGATTTGAGTTTTCTAATAATACATCTCTTCAATCTGCATATAACACCTAAGGCTTTAATGATCTGTTATTTTGGattgtgtgtatattttgCCGGTTCGGCAttgttttcgttttctttCACACTATGCTTTGGGATTCAATCAAGTAATAATCATGTAATATAACACCTAAGGTCCtttttggttcatgggaaatgAGGTTTGGAGATgggaaatcaattgctttcccatgtttggtaagtgtAGGCATGAGAAATGGTTGCCTGACACATGAGAAAGTAAGGGGGAAAATGAAGCCTTCCTCTCAACttaagttttgttttccctcttcatggaaaagtttggaaaaatgagccaatatta
Proteins encoded in this region:
- the LOC18770266 gene encoding LOW QUALITY PROTEIN: protein PIN-LIKES 7 (The sequence of the model RefSeq protein was modified relative to this genomic sequence to represent the inferred CDS: deleted 2 bases in 1 codon; substituted 2 bases at 2 genomic stop codons) — translated: MGFWTLLEVACMPTFQVLIISVLGAFMATEYWNLLPVDARRSMNKVVFVVFTPSLVFASVAKTITFEDIISMWFMIVNVGLTFLFGGILGWILVKIVRPKPYQEGLVMAACSSANLGNLPLILIPAICEEDGNPFGDHSVCKRVGLSYVSFSMALGGFFIWTYSYQLIRTSAMKWKALQAIEAAEEASKNPNSDLDAEGETPLLKGEDEEQGSIVVSSNGSRNQEAIVADESDVPFSRKVVAFVKQILHELLAPPTVAAIVGFFIGSIPFLKKIIIGDSAPLRVIEDSITQLGNGTIPCITLILGGNLIQGLRKSTIKIPIIIGVIIVRYVVMPTLISKPXTLNPKPLLEVILXLIKTMVQFTLPPAMNIGTMTQLFDVAEAECSVIFLWTYLVAALALTIWSTVYMWLLS